In Oryza sativa Japonica Group chromosome 11, ASM3414082v1, the following are encoded in one genomic region:
- the LOC4350729 gene encoding receptor-like protein EIX2 isoform X1 has translation MSARRLAATFLLAAAATLSLACVPEERDALLAFRDGVTGDPAGRLATWRRRGGGGDCCRWRGVRCSNRTNGHVVALRLRNDAAAAAGGGGAEHDDRGYYAGGAALVGAISPALLSLRRLRHLDLSRNYLQGSPPGPPPAFLGGLASLRYLNLSGIYFSGEVPPHLGNLSSLRYLDLSTDFSPQLARSSELSWLARMPSLRHLSLSSVDLSSARDWPLAIAMLPSLTALHLSSCSLPSSSTQQWRRLLPRNLTNLKLLDLSMNHLDHRAELAWIWNITSLTDLNLMGTHLHGQIPDELDAMASLQVLDLSYNGNRATMPRSLRGLCNLRVLDLDSALDGGDIGELMQRLPQQCSSSNMLQELYLPNNGMTRTLPDYDKLMHLTGLRVLDLSYNNLTGPIPRSMGNLSGLDILDLSFNNLTGLIPAGEGCFAGLSTLVLSENFLTGQIPEEIGYLGSLTTLDLYGNHLSGHVPSEIGKLANLTYLDISRNDLDGVITEEHFARLARLTTIDLSLNPLKIEVGSEWKPPFSLEKVNFSHCAMGPLFPAWLQWQVDFSCLDISSTGINDTLPDWLSTAFPKMAVLDISENSIYGGLPANLEAMSIQELYLSSNQLTGHIPKLPRNITILDISINSLSGPLPKIQSPKLLSLILFSNHITGTIPESICESQDLFILDLANNLLVGELPRCDSMGTMRYLLLSNNSLSGEFPQFVQSCTSLGFLDLGWNSFSGTLPMWIGDLVQLQFLQLSYNMFSGNIPNILTKLKLLHHLNLAGNNISGTIPRGLSNLTAMTQTKGIVHSFPYQGYASVVGEPGNSLSVVTKGQELNYGVGILDMVSIDLSLNDLTGIIPEEMISLDALLNLNLSWNRLSGKIPEKIGIIRSLESLDLSRNMLSGEIPSSLSNLTYLSFLDLADNNLTGRIPSGSQLDTLYEEHPYMYGGNSGLCGPPLRENCSANDASKLDGQEIAERDFDPMSFGFGHCLGFVFGLWVVFCVLLFKKSWRLCYFCFIDRIYDQIYVFLVLTCKRFGRG, from the coding sequence ATgtccgcgcgccgcctcgccgcgacgttcttgctcgccgccgccgccaccctgtCGCTGGCATGCGTGCCGGAGGAGCGCGACGCGCTGCTGGCGTTCAGGGACGGCGTCACCGGCGACCCCGCGGGGCGCCTCGCCACGTGGCGGcgtcggggaggaggcggcgactgCTGCCGGTGGCGTGGCGTCCGGTGCAGCAACCGGACGAACGGGCACGTGGTggcgctccgcctccgcaacgacgccgccgccgccgcaggcggcggcggcgcggagcacgACGACCGAGGGTActacgccggcggcgcggcgctcgtcGGCGCGATCAGCCCGgcgctcctctccctccgccggcTGCGCCACCTCGACCTCAGCCGTAACTACCTCCAGGGCTCGCCGCCGGGCCCGCCGCCGGCGTTCCTGGGCGGGCTCGCGAGCCTCCGCTACCTCAACCTCTCCGGCATCTACTTCTCCGGCGAGGTCCCACCCCACCTCGGGAACCTCTCGAGCCTCCGctacctcgacctctccaccgatTTCTCCCCGCAGCTCGCGCGCTCGTCGGAGCTCTCATGGCTCGCCCGCATGCCATCGCTGCGCCACCTGAGCTTGAGCTCGGTCGACCTGAGCAGCGCGCGAGACTGGCCTCTCGCCATCGCCATGCTCCCATCCCTCACAGccctccacctctcctcctgCTCGCTCCCGAGCTCGAGCACGCAACAATGGCGGCGGCTTCTTCCTCGCAACCTCACCAACCTCAAGTTGCTCGACCTCTCCATGAACCACCTCGACCACCGAGCCGAGCTCGCCTGGATCTGGAACATCACGAGCCTCACCGACCTGAACCTGATGGGGACCCACCTGCACGGCCAGATCCCCGACGAGCTGGACGCCATGGCATCCCTCCAGGTTCTTGATCTCTCCTACAATGGCAACAGGGCCACCATGCCAAGAAGCCTGAGAGGCCTCTGCAATCTGAGGGTGCTAGATCTCGATTCGgccctcgacggcggcgacatcgGCGAGCTGATGCAGAGGCTGCCGCAGCAGTGTTCATCATCAAACATGTTGCAGGAATTGTACCTGCCAAACAATGGTATGACAAGAACCTTGCCGGATTATGACAAACTGATGCATCTGACCGGGTTGCGCGTTCTTGATCTCTCTTATAACAATCTCACTGGTCCGATACCGCGGTCGATGGGGAATTTGTCAGGTTTGGACATTCTTGATCTGTCTTTCAATAACCTCACCGGATTGATACCGGCAGGAGAAGGGTGTTTTGCAGGTTTGAGCACCCTTGTGTTGTCTGAAAATTTCCTCACTGGACAAATCCCTGAAGAAATTGGGTATCTTGGTAGCTTAACCACACTAGACCTCTATGGTAACCACCTCAGTGGACATGTTCCTTCCGAGATCGGTAAGCTCGCTAATTTGACTTACCTTGACATCAGTAGAAATGATCTTGATGGTGTGATCACTGAAGAGCACTTTGCTAGATTGGCGAGGTTAACGACGATAGACTTGTCTCTGAATCCCCTCAAGATTGAGGTGGGTTCAGAGTGGAAGCCTCCCTTCAGTCTCGAGAAAGTGAATTTTTCGCATTGCGCAATGGGTCCTTTGTTTCCTGCATGGCTTCAGTGGCAGGTGGATTTCTCCTGCCTTGATATCTCAAGCACAGGTATAAATGATACGCTTCCGGATTGGCTCAGCACTGCATTTCCAAAGATGGCAGTTTTGGATATCTCCGAGAACTCGATATATGGCGGGTTGCCGGCAAATTTGGAGGCCATGTCAATTCAAGAACTCTATCTCAGTTCAAACCAACTTACTGGGCACATACCAAAGCTACCAAGGAATATCACCATCTTGGACATCTCCATAAACTCATTGTCAGGGCCTTTGCCAAAGATTCAGTCTCCGAAATTGCTATCGCTAATTCTGTTCTCAAATCACATCACAGGTACAATTCCTGAATCCATCTGCGAATCGCAGGACTTGTTTATCTTAGACTTGGCGAACAATCTTTTAGTTGGAGAACTACCCCGATGCGATTCGATGGGAACCATGAGGTACCTGCTTTTGAGTAACAATAGCCTCTCTGGTGAATTCCCACAATTTGTGCAAAGCTGCACAAGTTTGGGTTTCCTGGATCTTGGATGGAATAGCTTCTCTGGAACACTGCCAATGTGGATTGGGGACTTGGTGCAGCTACAATTTCTGCAGTTAAGCTATAACATGTTCTCCGGTAATATTCCAAACATCTTAACAAAGCTCAAACTCCTCCATCATTTGAATCTTGCAGGAAATAATATATCAGGAACCATACCTCGGGGTTTGTCGAATTTAACTGCTATGACACAAACAAAAGGAATAGTTCATTCATTCCCTTACCAAGGGTATGCAAGTGTAGTTGGTGAGCCTGGAAATAGCTTGTCTGTGGTCACCAAGGGCCAAGAACTCAACTATGGTGTTGGAATTTTGGATATGGTAAGCATTGACTTATCACTCAATGACTTGACTGGGATAATTCCAGAAGAAATGATTTCTCTTGATGCGTTATTAAACTTGAATCTATCATGGAATCGCTTGAGTGGCAAAATTCCAGAAAAGATTGGGATCATTCGGTCGTTGGAATCGCTTGACCTATCGAGAAACATGCTCTCCGGAGAAATCCCTTCAAGCTTGTCAAATCTGACATATCTAAGCTTCTTGGATTTGGCTGACAACAATCTTACAGGAAGAATACCGTCAGGATCGCAACTTGACACCCTCTATGAGGAGCATCCATATATGTACGGTGGCAATAGCGGCCTCTGCGGGCCGCCTCTTCGAGAAAATTGTTCAGCAAATGATGCATCAAAGCTAGATGGACAGGAAATAGCTGAGCGTGACTTTGATCCAATGTCCTTTGGTTTTGGACACTGTTTGGGGTTCGTGTTCGGTCTATGGGTTGTGTTCTGCGTCCTATTGTTCAAGAAATCTTGGAGGCTTTGTTATTTCTGCTTCATTGACAGAATATACGATCAGATATATGTCTTTTTAGTTCTTACATGTAAAAGATTTGGCAGAGGGTGA
- the LOC4350729 gene encoding receptor-like protein EIX1 isoform X2 — MSARRLAATFLLAAAATLSLACVPEERDALLAFRDGVTGDPAGRLATWRRRGGGGDCCRWRGVRCSNRTNGHVVALRLRNDAAAAAGGGGAEHDDRGYYAGGAALVGAISPALLSLRRLRHLDLSRNYLQGSPPGPPPAFLGGLASLRYLNLSGIYFSGEVPPHLGNLSSLRYLDLSTDFSPQLARSSELSWLARMPSLRHLSLSSVDLSSARDWPLAIAMLPSLTALHLSSCSLPSSSTQQWRRLLPRNLTNLKLLDLSMNHLDHRAELAWIWNITSLTDLNLMGTHLHGQIPDELDAMASLQVLDLSYNGNRATMPRSLRGLCNLRVLDLDSALDGGDIGELMQRLPQQCSSSNMLQELYLPNNGMTRTLPDYDKLMHLTGLRVLDLSYNNLTGPIPRSMGNLSGLDILDLSFNNLTGLIPAGEGCFAGLSTLVLSENFLTGQIPEEIGYLGSLTTLDLYGNHLSGHVPSEIGKLANLTYLDISRNDLDGVITEEHFARLARLTTIDLSLNPLKIEVGSEWKPPFSLEKVNFSHCAMGPLFPAWLQWQVDFSCLDISSTGINDTLPDWLSTAFPKMAVLDISENSIYGGLPANLEAMSIQELYLSSNQLTGHIPKLPRNITILDISINSLSGPLPKIQSPKLLSLILFSNHITGTIPESICESQDLFILDLANNLLVGELPRCDSMGTMRYLLLSNNSLSGEFPQFVQSCTSLGFLDLGWNSFSGTLPMWIGDLVQLQFLQK, encoded by the exons ATgtccgcgcgccgcctcgccgcgacgttcttgctcgccgccgccgccaccctgtCGCTGGCATGCGTGCCGGAGGAGCGCGACGCGCTGCTGGCGTTCAGGGACGGCGTCACCGGCGACCCCGCGGGGCGCCTCGCCACGTGGCGGcgtcggggaggaggcggcgactgCTGCCGGTGGCGTGGCGTCCGGTGCAGCAACCGGACGAACGGGCACGTGGTggcgctccgcctccgcaacgacgccgccgccgccgcaggcggcggcggcgcggagcacgACGACCGAGGGTActacgccggcggcgcggcgctcgtcGGCGCGATCAGCCCGgcgctcctctccctccgccggcTGCGCCACCTCGACCTCAGCCGTAACTACCTCCAGGGCTCGCCGCCGGGCCCGCCGCCGGCGTTCCTGGGCGGGCTCGCGAGCCTCCGCTACCTCAACCTCTCCGGCATCTACTTCTCCGGCGAGGTCCCACCCCACCTCGGGAACCTCTCGAGCCTCCGctacctcgacctctccaccgatTTCTCCCCGCAGCTCGCGCGCTCGTCGGAGCTCTCATGGCTCGCCCGCATGCCATCGCTGCGCCACCTGAGCTTGAGCTCGGTCGACCTGAGCAGCGCGCGAGACTGGCCTCTCGCCATCGCCATGCTCCCATCCCTCACAGccctccacctctcctcctgCTCGCTCCCGAGCTCGAGCACGCAACAATGGCGGCGGCTTCTTCCTCGCAACCTCACCAACCTCAAGTTGCTCGACCTCTCCATGAACCACCTCGACCACCGAGCCGAGCTCGCCTGGATCTGGAACATCACGAGCCTCACCGACCTGAACCTGATGGGGACCCACCTGCACGGCCAGATCCCCGACGAGCTGGACGCCATGGCATCCCTCCAGGTTCTTGATCTCTCCTACAATGGCAACAGGGCCACCATGCCAAGAAGCCTGAGAGGCCTCTGCAATCTGAGGGTGCTAGATCTCGATTCGgccctcgacggcggcgacatcgGCGAGCTGATGCAGAGGCTGCCGCAGCAGTGTTCATCATCAAACATGTTGCAGGAATTGTACCTGCCAAACAATGGTATGACAAGAACCTTGCCGGATTATGACAAACTGATGCATCTGACCGGGTTGCGCGTTCTTGATCTCTCTTATAACAATCTCACTGGTCCGATACCGCGGTCGATGGGGAATTTGTCAGGTTTGGACATTCTTGATCTGTCTTTCAATAACCTCACCGGATTGATACCGGCAGGAGAAGGGTGTTTTGCAGGTTTGAGCACCCTTGTGTTGTCTGAAAATTTCCTCACTGGACAAATCCCTGAAGAAATTGGGTATCTTGGTAGCTTAACCACACTAGACCTCTATGGTAACCACCTCAGTGGACATGTTCCTTCCGAGATCGGTAAGCTCGCTAATTTGACTTACCTTGACATCAGTAGAAATGATCTTGATGGTGTGATCACTGAAGAGCACTTTGCTAGATTGGCGAGGTTAACGACGATAGACTTGTCTCTGAATCCCCTCAAGATTGAGGTGGGTTCAGAGTGGAAGCCTCCCTTCAGTCTCGAGAAAGTGAATTTTTCGCATTGCGCAATGGGTCCTTTGTTTCCTGCATGGCTTCAGTGGCAGGTGGATTTCTCCTGCCTTGATATCTCAAGCACAGGTATAAATGATACGCTTCCGGATTGGCTCAGCACTGCATTTCCAAAGATGGCAGTTTTGGATATCTCCGAGAACTCGATATATGGCGGGTTGCCGGCAAATTTGGAGGCCATGTCAATTCAAGAACTCTATCTCAGTTCAAACCAACTTACTGGGCACATACCAAAGCTACCAAGGAATATCACCATCTTGGACATCTCCATAAACTCATTGTCAGGGCCTTTGCCAAAGATTCAGTCTCCGAAATTGCTATCGCTAATTCTGTTCTCAAATCACATCACAGGTACAATTCCTGAATCCATCTGCGAATCGCAGGACTTGTTTATCTTAGACTTGGCGAACAATCTTTTAGTTGGAGAACTACCCCGATGCGATTCGATGGGAACCATGAGGTACCTGCTTTTGAGTAACAATAGCCTCTCTGGTGAATTCCCACAATTTGTGCAAAGCTGCACAAGTTTGGGTTTCCTGGATCTTGGATGGAATAGCTTCTCTGGAACACTGCCAATGTGGATTGGGGACTTGGTGCAGCTACAATTTCTGCA GAAATAA